Below is a genomic region from Tepidiforma bonchosmolovskayae.
TCGTTGAGTGCCGTCAGCCGACCGCTGACCAGCAGGACACCGACCACGATCAGGGCCATGCCGCTGACGATTTCGATGATCGGGCCGAACCGCTGGATGCGCCGGATCACCCGCTGCGCATCCGAGACAGCGAGGCCGGCCATCAGGAAGGGCACGGCCAGCCCGGCCGCGTACCAGGTTAGCAGATAGGTCCCCCGCAGCGCTTCGCCTGAGGTGGCTGCGAGGGTCAGGATGGAGCCGAGGATCGGTCCGACGCACGGGGTCCACCCCAGCGCAAAGGCCCCGCCCACGAACGCCGACCGGAGGTAGCCCACCCCGTGGTTGCGCGCGATCGGCACCTCGAAGGTCCGCTGCAGCACAGAAAGCTGGACATATCCGGCGAAGCGCAGCCACACAATGAGCAGCACCACACCCAGCGCGGCCAGTCGCAACCGGTCATTCTGCAGGTCGCCGAGGTCGGCGAGCAGGACAAAGACACCCGTGCACAGCAACAGCAGGAGCGCCGACAGCAGCGGCTCAGCACGGCCGCGGGGCGGAATGACCAGCACCCCCATGAGGACGAGCATCGCGCCGGCGATTTCCCCGAGCCGCTGCTGGTTATCCACGAGGACGTACGAGCCGAGGAGTCCGGCCGCTGCACCGAGCGCGATGAACACGGCCGAAAGCCCGGTAACGAACGCCACCGCGTGGGTGAACGTGACCCGCCGGCTGGCCACCACCCGGCCGTTCTCGATGCTGGCGCCGGAAATCTGGGCGATGAAGATGGGGACGAGCGGCAGAACGCACGGCGAAACGAACGAGAGCACACCCGCGGAAAATGCCAGGAGCGGGCCTCCGGGGCCGCGCAGGCTGAAACTGCCGCTCGAGAGCGGACCGGCCGCAAAGAGGAGCACTGGAATGGCTGCCAGGAGCGCCAGCAACAGGTAGCCGGTCGTCCGGTTCAGACGGGGGTGTGCGATGCTTCCCTGTCGTGCCATGCCACTGTCCATTGTAGGGGCACGCCGCCGGCCGGCACGCGGGCGAAGGTCCCGGCCTTGACCGTCACTTGAACGGGTTTCCACCCTCTGCAGGCCCGCCGCCGGGCTCTGCGAGCGGCGAATCCAGGCCGAGCAGCTTCCGGCGGGCCGCCTCCCAGCGCTCTTTCGCCCGCGCTTCGCGTCCGAGGAGCCCCTTCAGCTGGTCCGGGCGAATCGGCTCTCCCTCGAGGAAGACGCGGTGGAGGTGGTCGAGCTGCTTCTGCCAGGCCGACCATGCCTCGCGATAGGCCTCGATCGTCGCATCATCGGCGAAACGCATTGCGGGCCTCCAGGAACGGCTGCACGGGGCCATGGTAAACGCGCGGGGCCCGGTGTCGACACCGGGCCCCGCGAAACTGTCCTGGTAGCGCATGCGGGATTCGAACCCGCGATCTCCGCCTTGAGAGGGCGGTGTCCTAGGCCACTAGACGAATGCGCCGTTTCGTCGAGGATAGCCAACGTGCGACGATTCGGGCAAGGTTGGCCCCGGGTGCTGCGTTCGTTTTCGATTGCCGCCGTCGCTGCCGTACTCGTTGCGGTCTCGGCCTGCGCTCACGGCAGCGGCGAGCGCAGGCCTGCCGCCGTACCGCTTCCCCCGGACTACGCCGCGATGCTGGCGCAGGTTGCCGCCGAGCGCGGGCTCGCCCCCCCGTCTACCCTGCGCATCGGCACGGTTCCGCGCGACAGCCTGCCCGCCGTGCTCGATGCCGCCTCGACGGGCGACGATGCCCGCCTCACGCGGCTGTCGACCATCTACCGGGTGTTCGGCCTGCTGCCCGAGGGCATGGACTACGCCGCGGCCTCCCGTTCGGGGCTCGACGCGGCCGTCGGCGCGTTCTACGTCCCCGGCAAGCGCGAAGTCTGGCTCGTGCGCGACGGCCCCCTGCCCGGGTCGCCGGCGGGGCTGGAGCCGTGGGAGCAGCGGCTGCTGGCGCACGAATTCGCCCACGCGCTCCAGGACTACCACTTCGACATCCCGGCCCTGGAGCGTGCCGCAGGGACGACAGACGCCTGGCTTGCGCTGCGGGCCCTGCTCGAAGGCGACGCCGCCTGGACCGAGTCCCGCTGGACCGCAAGCGTACTCCTGCCCCGGCTCAGCCCGGGCGCTGCGGTCGAGCCGCCCCCCGTCCCGACGGCGCCGCCCCCGGCGCTGGCACGCGAATCCAGCTTCCAGTACGTGACCGGCACCGAGTGGGTGGCGCTGCTTCGCGGAGACGATGCCGGCGCCGTCGACCACCTCCTGCGCGACGGGGTGCCGCTTGCGACTGCTTTGGTGCTCCACCCTGACCTCCCCCGGACCGGCTGGACGCCGTCAGGCGTGGCGATCCCGCCGGGGGTGCCGGCTGAAGGATGGCAGGCGAACGATTCGGACTCCCTCGGAGAGTTCCTCATCGCCAGCTACCTGCAATCCGCTCTGCCGGCCCTGCCTTCGCTCCAGGCCGCTGCAGGCTGGACTGCTGACGCCGTCCGGCTGTACAGGACACCCGGCGGGCAGGCAGCGATGGCCTGGCGTATCCGCTTCTCCGACGCGAAGGAGGCAGGCGAGTTCGCTGCGCGGCACCGCGACCTCCTCGAGCGGCGCGCAGACCGCCTGACCGCGGGGGCAGGGATGCTGACGGCCGTACGGCGCGATAGCGTCACCGTGGTCCAGCTCGAAGCCCAGGGCAATGAGGTCACCCTCGTCTTCGCCGGGCAATCCGATGCGGCCGAGACGCTTGCCCGCTACCTGCTCAACCGCTGAGGTCGCCGCAACGACAGCGGCGCGTACAATCCGCGGTCATGGCACACGATGATGCACTTCCGACATTTGACCAGCTCCCGGCGGTCGAAGGCGCGCCGCCGAAGTCAGCGTGGTGGCTCTTCGGCAAAGACGACCAGGTCGGGCTCTTCAACCTCCAGACGCCTGAGCGCATTGCGAGGGCGGCCCGGCTAATTCAGCGCGGGGTGATGTTCCCCCTGAACTGGAACATGGAGCTCCCGAACCCGCCGCTCTTCAATCGTGGGGCGGTCCGCCAGACCATCTTCGGCGGCGCCATCCACCACGACGACGTCCTCGACAACTTCTATCCGCAGGCGAGCAGCCAGTGGGACACGCTGGTGCACGTGGGGAACTCGCAGCACGGGTTTTACAACGGCATCCGCAAGGAGGAGGTCACCGGCCGCCCGGGCTCGAAAGGCGGCATCGACCACTGGGCCCGCCGGGGGATTGCGGGCCGCGCTGTTCTCCTCGACATCGGGCGGTTCCTCGGCTCCCGCGGTGACCCCATCGACTTCGCCAGTGACCGGCGTTTCACAGTGGACGACCTGGAAGCGTGCCGGGCTGCCCAGGGCGTCACGTTCGAAACCGGTGATGTGCTCCTGCTCCGGACCGGGTGGACCGAATGGTACGAGGGACTGGATGAGCGCGCCCGGGCGGCACTGGCCAACATGGCCACCTTCCGGGCGCCCGGCATCACGGCGGGCGAGGAAATGGCCGCGTATCTCTGGAACCTGCACATCTGCGCAATCGCCAGCGACCTCCCGTCGGTCGAAGCGTGGCCGCCGCGGCGTGAGCACGGCGGCTTCCTCCACGAGTGGCTCCTCGGGATGTTCGGGATGGCCATCGGGGAGCTGTGGGACCTCTCGCGGCTGGCGGCCGATTGCGCCGCCGACGGGCGTTACGAGGCCTTCCTCGTTTCGGCGCCGCTCAACAAAACGGGCGGCATCGGGTCTCCACCGAACGCTATCGCGCTGAAATAAGGGGCGTGCCGCCTGTCAGCCGTCGGCTTCGGCGAACTGGGGGAACCTGCGGGTCAGGTGCGAGACGAGGGCGTCCTCAGCGTTGCGCGCCGCAAGGTCCAGGTCGAAGCCGTCGGGGTCGAGGAGCCACTGGAAGGCGATGCCGATAATGGTGCCGATGTGGTGGGCTGCAGCCGCATCGGGGTCAATGTCGAGCCGGAAGGCGCCGCTGCGCTGCCCGTCGCGAATCGCACTGGCGATACCGCGCCGGAAGTCCCGGTAGAGCTCGCGGAGGCGGTCCCCGAGGGCCCGTTCGGTCCGGGCACTGGCGGTGAAGTGCAAAAAGACGTCATAGGTGAGCGATTCCTTCCGCGCCATCAGGATGGCGGTCCGGGTCACCATCCGCAGGCGATACACCGGGTCGAGCCCGGGTCCGACTGAGACGGCGACCGTAT
It encodes:
- a CDS encoding cytochrome c biogenesis CcdA family protein; translation: MARQGSIAHPRLNRTTGYLLLALLAAIPVLLFAAGPLSSGSFSLRGPGGPLLAFSAGVLSFVSPCVLPLVPIFIAQISGASIENGRVVASRRVTFTHAVAFVTGLSAVFIALGAAAGLLGSYVLVDNQQRLGEIAGAMLVLMGVLVIPPRGRAEPLLSALLLLLCTGVFVLLADLGDLQNDRLRLAALGVVLLIVWLRFAGYVQLSVLQRTFEVPIARNHGVGYLRSAFVGGAFALGWTPCVGPILGSILTLAATSGEALRGTYLLTWYAAGLAVPFLMAGLAVSDAQRVIRRIQRFGPIIEIVSGMALIVVGVLLVSGRLTALNDFFTFADFNQGL
- a CDS encoding TetR/AcrR family transcriptional regulator: MGRSSVTAERRRQIIDATVRVMGEKGWQEASIDEISKAAGVSRGLVSYHFGDKAALLAGVLERCREVFVDTVAVSVGPGLDPVYRLRMVTRTAILMARKESLTYDVFLHFTASARTERALGDRLRELYRDFRRGIASAIRDGQRSGAFRLDIDPDAAAAHHIGTIIGIAFQWLLDPDGFDLDLAARNAEDALVSHLTRRFPQFAEADG
- a CDS encoding cyclase family protein, which produces MAHDDALPTFDQLPAVEGAPPKSAWWLFGKDDQVGLFNLQTPERIARAARLIQRGVMFPLNWNMELPNPPLFNRGAVRQTIFGGAIHHDDVLDNFYPQASSQWDTLVHVGNSQHGFYNGIRKEEVTGRPGSKGGIDHWARRGIAGRAVLLDIGRFLGSRGDPIDFASDRRFTVDDLEACRAAQGVTFETGDVLLLRTGWTEWYEGLDERARAALANMATFRAPGITAGEEMAAYLWNLHICAIASDLPSVEAWPPRREHGGFLHEWLLGMFGMAIGELWDLSRLAADCAADGRYEAFLVSAPLNKTGGIGSPPNAIALK